Sequence from the Maribellus comscasis genome:
AGACTCAAAATTCTTTTTGAAAAATCAAAAATCCCGTAATCGGTTTTGGTTACACCGGTTTTCTGGTTTCCAACTACCTGTGACAACCTGATTATATGGCCATTCAGACCATTTTCTCGAATATTTGTCCTGACAACATTTTCAGCAAATCGTTTCGACTGTTCGTAATAGTTGCGGAAAGCCGAAATGTCATCATTCCCATAAAATTTCTCTTTAAAAATACCTTCTGACTTACCGCAGGAATATGCTGTTCCGATATAAAAAAAACGAGAGCTTTTTGTTGCATATCTTGAAAAGACTTTGATTGAGTTTTCAACTCCTTCGATATTGGTCGAGAAAATTTCGTCCACCGACTTTTCATCGTATTTTAAACTGGCGGCAAAATGGAAATAATCGACATTGCCACTAAAAATGCTTTTTAGGATATTCCCATTCATGGCAAAGTGCTTGTCGAGCAAAGAATAATTGTAAACTTCGAGATTAGGAGTGTTTATTTCCTTTCCATCATTAATGAGTGCGAGTACTTCCCTCATTCTTTCTTCCGGGTCCTGGCCATTTCCACGAACCAGGGCAATAACCATGTAATGCTGTTTTAATAAATTGTTGATGAAATTTGAAGCAACGTATCCGTTTGCCCCGTTAATAATTACTGTTCTCATATTTCAATTTTTATATTTTGTTTTTCGTGTTTTTTCTAGTTGTGTTTAGAGGAATAATACCAAAACTGCTACCGCACTTAAGGGAATACTGAGATTATCTGATCCGCGCCAGCTTATCAATTCAGCGAAAGTGGTTACCACGGCAATCAGCATTGCCAGAAAGAATGTTTCAAAATCGAATACCCCGCGGTGAAAAAAAAGCGCTATAATACTGATTATAAAACTTGAAAGCAGGAATGCTTTCGACCCCAGCCATGTTTTATTTAATTTTTTCCCGAATATTTTTATTCTTCCATTGTAGGTTTTTATATTGATTCCGAGGATGGCTGCCATTGGATCTGAGATTGCCAGTATTAACATGGGAAGGATGTATATAAATTTATTATCTGTAATATTTGCTATCATAAATGTAATGTAGATGGACAATGGCAGCAGGTAACTTCCAATTGATTTCCGCTCCACCCCGTGAATTGATTTCAATTGTTTCCCTTTCTTTGTAATAAATAATACGGCGGCAAACAAAAGAGCAAGTACCAAAATATACCAGTGTGAAGGGAAAATATAAGGAAATGGCACTGTTGCCAGAACTGAAGAAAAATGCGCAAATTTTCGGGTTATCTCTCCTGTGGGATTAAGCCTGCGATAAACCAACTCGTTAAATATCAACAGCAATCCGATCCCAATCAAATAAACAAATGATAATACAAGCAAATTCTTCATTTTTATCTTTTTTAAGTTGCAATAAATTGAAAGTAAAATGCAGACCAGGCGCCACCTGCAATAAGGCTATCAAATCGGTCAAGGAAACCACCGTGCCCGGGAATAAGATTACTGTAATCTTTTACTTTGTATTTTCTTTTATAAAGCGATGCAAGCACATCCCCGGCGAATGCAAAAACTACCGTCCCGGTTGCAAAAACTAACAACTCGGTAATAGTGCCCGTGAAAAGGTTTTTTAATAAGAATGCGCTGATTAATGCAATAATAATTCCACCTGTCAGTCCTCCCAATGTTTTATTCGGACTTATCCCGGGCAGTATCTTTTTCCGGCCCCAAAGCTGGCCTGTAATTTGGCTGAAACTGTCGAAAATGGATATGACAAGAAAAGTATACAGGGTAAGTTCCATTTTCAACAGGCTAAAAAGCAAAAACCATAACGAAATGACGATAAAGGTTATAATTGAAGTAAGAAAAAAAGGAATATGCTTATTGTTGGAATTAAAGAAGAGCATGGTAAGTTCAACTGACCCGGCACAAATAATAAGTACCGTCAGAAAATGGAAAACAAATGGCTGAACAGTAATACTGAAAAATAAAATATTGATGATTATAAAATAAACAAAATATTTTGTGTAGCTCTTTTTTGCGAGTTCAGGAGCTTTCTTTCTATTGATCAGGTAAAAACCAATTCCTCCAAGAAGAAAATAAATTAGTATTATGATATAAATTGTTCTTATCATACGTTTAGTTTCCTTTAGCAATCATTAATATTCCTAAACCCAACATTATGGCAGCATACCAGTGCCGAACCTGGTTTTCAGATTTGTTTAATTGACTGGTATGTATCAGTTTAGGTCCCAGTAATGCCCCAATTGTTGAACCTGCAGTCAGAAAGCAAACCAGGGTCAGGTCGATTTTACCAATTAGCAAATGGGCTCCTGTAGCAAATATTGTATTCACCAGTACAATCAATAGCGATGTGCCAATAACCATCTTGAATGGTATTCCAATAGAAAGTAATCCGGCAAGAACCGGCGCAGTTCCACTGGTTCCAAATGTGCCTGTTATCAGCCCCGCAGCCAATCCGAAAGACGAACCTTTAAATGTTCGGAGATTTTTTAACGATGTTATTTTCTCTTTCTTTCCTTCTTCGCTGGTACCCTTTCCGGCACTATAAACTATATATAGTGCAATCAAAATTGAATAAATACCAAAAGCCGTTTTTAATGCCACGTTGCTAATTTTGCTGGTTATTTTTGCACCAATAAAAGCCCCGATAATTCCAGTTATTATAAAAAGTGTGGCCACCCGAAAATCGATATGATTTTTTCTGTAATGCCCCAGAGATCCCACAATGCAAATGGGCAGGGTAGCAGCGAGTGAAGTAGTTACTGCAGTTTGAGCAGGAACACCAATAATAAGAGTAAGTATGGGAATAAAGAAAAATCCGCCACCACCACCCGTCATCGTACCCAAAAATCCAATAACCAAGCCCAGAAGAGGTAATAAAAAATAAATGTTTTGTATCTCAGAAAATTCAATCATTAATATCGCTTGTTGTAATTCTTTTTAGTTCTATGGTTCCTGTTGCATGTTTCATTTGTGCGTACTGTAATATTCCTCCTTCATAGAAATAGCTGTTAAGCTCCTTTTCGTTTTCGTCTTTTATTGCATAAGTGTGCTCACTCACAGAATTTATCTGCTGCATTTCCGCGCTTCTCTCCTTGTATATATTTTTTATTCCTCTTGGTTCGTTGAAGTAAATCAGGCTGCCACTGTACGTAATGGAATCGTTTATGATTGTGGTATCGCCATTAGCAACACGCAGATAGGAGTTATTTATACGTTTGAGCCAAATAGTCGAATTTATCCTCCCGTTTTTATAGGTTTCGACTTGGGAACTT
This genomic interval carries:
- a CDS encoding SDR family oxidoreductase; protein product: MRTVIINGANGYVASNFINNLLKQHYMVIALVRGNGQDPEERMREVLALINDGKEINTPNLEVYNYSLLDKHFAMNGNILKSIFSGNVDYFHFAASLKYDEKSVDEIFSTNIEGVENSIKVFSRYATKSSRFFYIGTAYSCGKSEGIFKEKFYGNDDISAFRNYYEQSKRFAENVVRTNIRENGLNGHIIRLSQVVGNQKTGVTKTDYGIFDFSKRILSLGNRYPNEIVRVHVDPDATQNLIPIDTVTEHLTKVLEGKEIPEIMNFVSKNPVPNSFIIDTLNQLVPIQIIPVKNLERSEMNPIERMISAGMSFTESYASTDMLFDTRQRDKFLKNTETGPDYKSVAKMMEYFIETVSDKKKKREHEAA
- a CDS encoding diacylglycerol/polyprenol kinase family protein, whose product is MKNLLVLSFVYLIGIGLLLIFNELVYRRLNPTGEITRKFAHFSSVLATVPFPYIFPSHWYILVLALLFAAVLFITKKGKQLKSIHGVERKSIGSYLLPLSIYITFMIANITDNKFIYILPMLILAISDPMAAILGINIKTYNGRIKIFGKKLNKTWLGSKAFLLSSFIISIIALFFHRGVFDFETFFLAMLIAVVTTFAELISWRGSDNLSIPLSAVAVLVLFL
- a CDS encoding phosphatidate cytidylyltransferase, with translation MIRTIYIIILIYFLLGGIGFYLINRKKAPELAKKSYTKYFVYFIIINILFFSITVQPFVFHFLTVLIICAGSVELTMLFFNSNNKHIPFFLTSIITFIVISLWFLLFSLLKMELTLYTFLVISIFDSFSQITGQLWGRKKILPGISPNKTLGGLTGGIIIALISAFLLKNLFTGTITELLVFATGTVVFAFAGDVLASLYKRKYKVKDYSNLIPGHGGFLDRFDSLIAGGAWSAFYFQFIAT
- a CDS encoding sulfite exporter TauE/SafE family protein, which gives rise to MIEFSEIQNIYFLLPLLGLVIGFLGTMTGGGGGFFFIPILTLIIGVPAQTAVTTSLAATLPICIVGSLGHYRKNHIDFRVATLFIITGIIGAFIGAKITSKISNVALKTAFGIYSILIALYIVYSAGKGTSEEGKKEKITSLKNLRTFKGSSFGLAAGLITGTFGTSGTAPVLAGLLSIGIPFKMVIGTSLLIVLVNTIFATGAHLLIGKIDLTLVCFLTAGSTIGALLGPKLIHTSQLNKSENQVRHWYAAIMLGLGILMIAKGN
- a CDS encoding DUF6134 family protein, producing the protein MEINLNTIEKSHLTNIELLWYRCSGRIKPNKHENNGLSLFLCLILGILLFTPVSAKPNDLTSRYTMHLLGAYIGEFSVRQTGESGNLSVEAVTDVKVNLLFSYHIKYVQHTVYNQGILQSSQVETYKNGRINSTIWLKRINNSYLRVANGDTTIINDSITYSGSLIYFNEPRGIKNIYKERSAEMQQINSVSEHTYAIKDENEKELNSYFYEGGILQYAQMKHATGTIELKRITTSDIND